In candidate division WOR-3 bacterium, the genomic window CATTATCCAACTACTAATTGAAGCAATTCTTGTAATCTCTTCTGGTAAAGAAGAAAAATTTAACAAAAAAAGATTCATTCTACCTCCTCTATTTTTTTCAAAATTTCACCCTTCATTTTTTTCGCTTTAGATGGACCTATTATTAAAGAAGCCGCATCTCTAAGTGCCTGAGCAATACCTAAAACCTCATCTCTTGTTGGTTTATTCCTATCTATTCCGCTATCTTCAATCACATTAGAAACAATGTCTAAAGAAAAATCCCCAAGGTAATTTCTTGCTATCTCTTCTATATATTCTATCACTTTTGGGCTAAAAACTTCTTTCTTAACAATAACTTCTTCTAACTTTTTAGGTTCCAGAACTGGCTTTACTATCTCTTCCTCCTCCTTTATCTCTTCAATTTTGACTTTTTCTCTCTTTATCTCAACCTTTGGTTCTCTTGCTTCCGCCTCTCCTATAGACTGATAAATATATTTCATAATACTATCAATATTTTTATCTCTCTCTCCAACAATCCCTATGAAATTATTTTTGAAATATATTATAACTACTTTCTTCTCTTTACCTTTAACAATTAACTGCCTAAAAGGCAACCCCCCAATGGCATCAAAAGTTTGAGTTAAAACAAGATTAATTCTATCTATAACCTCTTTTCCATCTTTAAGATTCCCTACAAATTCTTTAGGTTCATTTAAACTAAAGACAGCTTCTAAATTAAAATTATCTTTCAATTCCTTCAAATTTATCATTCTTTCGCCTTTTTGCTAATTTCCATTATAACCTTCTGCACAATCATTTTTGTCTGATCTTTACCAAAACTACTTAAAGCTTTTTTAACAATATAATCAAGCAACAATTTCATAAACTTATTTATATCTTCTCTACTAAGACCATCCGCACGAACAACCTTCAGTTCCATTCCTTCCAACTTAATAGAATCCTTCAATTTTCCCTCTTTAGAAAGAGCCTCTAATCCACTTTCTATATATTCTCTCCACATCTTTGGATCAGATTCTTTAACAAATTCTTTAATTAGCATATTTAATTGCCTTGCCCTTTCCACAAAAACTCTTTCAATATCCGAAACAGCTTCTTTTTTCAGAGACACTAACTTCTGGGAAACCTTATCCTCTATATTTTCATCCTTAACATCCTCTTCCAATATAATTCCTAAATAATTCCCATTAAAAGGCAAAATCACAATATTTTCTCTTCCTATCCCTTTAATTGAATCTATCCCTCCTGTTTCACAAGTCTCAGCTATAATTTCAGCTGCAGAACCTATAAAAGCGACTAAATCGTCTATATTCCCTGGTGTTATCCCTCCTGTCTTTAAAATCGAACCATCTTCTGAAGAAACCAAAGCAAATCCTTTTACTTCTCTAAGTTCCATCAATTCATCCAATAAATCAGGATTCATTCTCTATCTCTTTCATCCTTTTCTTTACAAGTAATTTGCCAAGTGTCTCAGTGGCTTTCTTTTCTAAAGAAGTTAGAACATCAGAAAAAAATTTCTTCGTCTTTTCAAGATCTAATGAGAATTTCTTTTCATTAACCTGCATACTCTTTACATCTAAGGAAACACAATCTTCTATACCATACTGCTTAATTAATTCTCTAACTGCTCCAACCCAAGGCCCTTCTCCAAAAGTCTTCAAAAATAAATTAGTCTTCTTTATCCCCTCCTCTAAAACTCTTTTCCTTTCTTCTGGATCATATAATAGAGACTCCTTAAACAACCAGGATAAAGCTTTCAAGGTATCAAGTTCAGATAGAGGACTCATTTTAATAATCTCAGAAAGTTTCCTTTTCCCGTCAACTAAAATCAAAACTTTCCATTCATCTTTCTTTAAAGCAATCTTGTCTCCCTCTGGAACCTTCGAAGACTTTTCAGGAATTATTGAAAGAGGAGGTAAATCTTTTTTAAACTCTTCTATCTGCGCTTCTCTTGTTTCAATTTGATCTATCAAATCCGAAAGAGGTTGAAAAATAGTATTTACAGACGGCTTTTCATCAGGCTGAAATACAAATTTCCCTTCTTTTTTTAAACCAAGAGAAAAAAAAGCTTCTATTCCTTCTTTATTATCCATTTCTGCGTGTAAAACTTTACCATCCGAGATATAAATATTGCCTTCCCCTTTAATAATCAATCTTCCAGATTTCTTAAATCTCGAGAAGAGATATAAAATCTCTTTCATTGAGAAATAAGATAAATCTCCTTCTATAGCTATATCCTTCATATTAGAATATTACTTAAAATAAAAAGATTGTCAAGAGTTTAGAGCACTATCGTTTCCTTTATAAGTCTCTTATTCCTAATTCTTTGAATGTTTAAAGAATTAACCTCTGGGATGGTTTTCGCCTCTCCTTCTATTATTATTTCGGCAATTGAAAGACCCGCAGCTGGAGCTTCCATAGCTCCATGTCCACTAAAACCTGTGCATATAAAAAGATTCTCATAATCTGGATGTCTCCCAATCAATGCATTATGGTCTTCTATATTAAAAGAATACAGCCCTCCCCACATATTTTTTATTCTACAATACTCGGCTCCAGGGAACCTAACCTGGAGATAGAGGTTTATGAGTTTCTCATAATAAGCCTTACTTGGAG contains:
- a CDS encoding DUF4388 domain-containing protein — encoded protein: MKDIAIEGDLSYFSMKEILYLFSRFKKSGRLIIKGEGNIYISDGKVLHAEMDNKEGIEAFFSLGLKKEGKFVFQPDEKPSVNTIFQPLSDLIDQIETREAQIEEFKKDLPPLSIIPEKSSKVPEGDKIALKKDEWKVLILVDGKRKLSEIIKMSPLSELDTLKALSWLFKESLLYDPEERKRVLEEGIKKTNLFLKTFGEGPWVGAVRELIKQYGIEDCVSLDVKSMQVNEKKFSLDLEKTKKFFSDVLTSLEKKATETLGKLLVKKRMKEIENES